GTAGTCATATTGGAAGTGGTAGGGCTTTGCTTCATCATTTTGCAGTTGCCCCCCTGTTGATTGGTGGTCCTATGACTGCTGGTATAATGATCAAGAAGCAGAAGAGAGGCAGAGGAAGCAAAGATCCATAGAATGAATGAAAAAGCAGCAGGGAGATCCTAGCATTTTAGGTTCTCAgctacagcttcctctccagcaaggataacagtgagcagcacagtagtaaTATTCCTGAATCTCACTAAAACCAGAGTTTTGCTACTTGTCTGATATGCTGATGTGACTTATTAATGGTCTGTGAATGACCTTGTATACCCTATTACTCTTACAGAGTGAGTTTGACTTGATGGGAATTAATGGCGTCATGTACAAAGGTCGGATAGATGCGAGTTTCACCTATAACATTCCAGAGAGGGAAGCGGCAGGTAAGTGTGAACTCTGCAGCTCCGTATGAATTTTGCTAAGTTTTGGAATTCTGTGTGACTTCTTTACTCTATTTGCCAGTGAAAACGCCTCAGCCGCCCTACAGGACATCAATAGAGAGAGCCCGATCTGCCAATCCGCACTTCAGAAGTCACAGCGCTTCCAACACACGTGAGTAGAGACAAGCATGGCACATTTCATATGTCAGGAAGAGCAGAGCAAAGAGTACAACTGCACGAGGATCCCAAACTCTCCAGATGCCAACAGGAACCCCCACAGGGGCCCGAGTCAAGTGGGCAGGTgaccactgttggctacatcggCCACTCATATCAGCCAACTTAGCTCAACAGAAATCTACCTGGACACAATTTTACCTTGTCCATACAGAGCAAGTGATAGTGCTCCTGCAAAGATCCCCCCCACCTCTCATGCTCAATTTACCAATCGTACCTTGTCATTCTTTCCTTCACTACACCACTTATAGGTATAAAGGTGCATGCGACCTCCTCACCTGACAGTGCTAGAATTTACCAGCCAATCTCTAGGCCTGAACATTGTCACATGACTTTGGAAGTGATGTTACTACTTTCCTAGTCTTCAACTCCATAAAAGTCTAATTTGTATGTGTGTTGGTAGCTCATCGGCTTGAGAGCCAATTGTCCTTCAACTAGGGCAATACTAATTTTTTATACCATCCAGGTCAAAGATTTCTAATTTTCccctaaaatcatttaaaataaatagtcttTAATGCACCACACATTGCCATGTAAAATcacatacattgggcctgatttattaaagctctcccaggctagAGAGTATACATTTAaaactcaaaaccaatttttgtaaacttgcctacccttcttctgtcttttgaaaccgtcactactttccaccactacatatctcccatcctattgtgtgtatattcacctactggattgtaagctcttcggggcagggtcctctcctcctcccgtgtcactgtctgtatttgtctgtcatttgcaaaccctatttaatgtacagcgctgcataatatgttggcgctatataaatcctgtttactaataataataataaaattaataataataataataatatgttattaatataattGTTAGTACAATGTATAGCTATGCTGAGCTCGAAGACTTCAGTTAGGCTGTAATATTCACTGAGATTGATGTCCCCTCTTCTATGAACAGGGACCCCTAATCCCTCTTTACGGGCCTCTCGGACCACCATACAAGTGCCATCAACCCTGGACACCTCGCCACCCACATTTCACGTGCCGTCTGTTGCAGACACAGACAACCTATTCCAACACCCACTTACCAACGAAGAACAAAGCAGTGACCCTTAACGACGGCTGGACAACCAACAGACAAGCAGATTAATGACAGAAAAGCTGTGTTGCCCCTGTGACTGGTTCTTGGTGTTTTGCCACAGGACtttcaaatcattatttttttttctgatatgtatATATCCAATAAAACCTAAATTCATATCTTGCTAATcattggtaaatacattttgtgtgtaAGCCTCACTTCCTTTTATAACTTTTCAGCTATTAATGTGGACAACCTTTGTTTAGATAAAGAGATAATTTGtgtttcaactttttttaccCAACCTCCCTCTCCTTTGTTCTTTACACGTTGCACGTAGCTAACAAAGATCCCTTTTTTCTCTACCATCTCCAACTGCGCCACATACACAGTAGGATAATAAACACAGTCAATGGAGAATCCAACAAAGTTGGAGGTGCTGGCAGGAGGATCAAGAAGTCTTTCTGACCATGTTTGTGGACAAACTTTATGCTAGATAGAGATGGCCTGAGGCAGAATGGGGCCCTAGGCAAGGTAGCAGCTTTCCCGCTCCTACGAAtgacattgataaggattgcaatagGCACAGAGATGTCACTTTGTTAGCATTGTCTGTACTGGTATGAACCCATCAGTTACTAACAGCTTTGACCAATTGCCTTTGCTGTTAGGCTGGGTTTACACGTTCAATAATTGgcgtcggaaaggatctttcacgatccttttcaatgacaaaagactgaacaaagcACGAAcatgtgttgtacatacagcaccattctgctctatggagagagaaggggggacAAAGACGAAAccagcaccccgctgcaccctCTCCCCTTCATTATGATCCTTCGTGGATCCGCAGGACAGATATATGAATGACAAACAATGAGtcctgtacacacaccagattcttgttcgatatcagccttgaggcgagaatcatctgacgtatatATGTAGCCTTGGGTTGCCCTGTGGAAAATCCAGTTCCGGGTAGAGGAAGACTGTGGAAAAATAACTTACAGGAACTCAGTTATCCTGGACAGAACAATAGTAAttggaaataaagtttaaaattggTCTACATCTCCTCCTTTCCCCATCATAGGCTGCAGGCTAGAACTCCCTATGTTCCCACACGTTATATAGTCACTTGATCATTCCTGACTCTATGGCATGCTCACATATTAAGAATTAGGCTCACGTCAGATGAGTCTCGCCTGATACGAACGGTCTGGGGCGACAATCTGACATGTGTCCTTCCTGACAGCATCATGAATGACAGCCGATGCACGATCACAAAAGAAGTGAAGGGACGAAagtacagcagggtgccactagctcgttctccccctcccctctccatagaacagaatagtgctgtatgtacagccctcgttcattCATCGTTCAGTCATTTGTCGctggaaagattgtttccaatgccaataattgagcgtgtgtacgctgctttaaattcttgttttaaaGCAACACTACTTTAGATGCAAATCCTCTCAATCCTGGATGGAACCAGTATGGTTAGAGGACATagcctatttttaaatgttttacaaattgtatttcAAGATCCTTTTAGGACTTGAATTCACTTTATGTGTGCCAAATGCACATTGTGCTTATATCATCCCTGTGCCATATCTGTGATGAATGTGGGGTGGGACCCAgcaggttcttttttttctacaggctCCCTATTGAAAAGTACAGATGATGAGTGGATACAAGACCGGTCAGCCTGAGAGGAGACACAGGATCAataactggtctttattacagcaaGAAGCCAGAGGCCAAATGTGTGAGTTGTTAAATGCTGCAAAGATCTGGGACAAAGACACACAGGGAGACCATGATTGCTTCTGACCACCCATCTTGAAGATTGACTGTACAGAGCTTCCACCAGCCCCCCATAAAAGCACGTATAAAAAGcgttgaaataaaagaaaagacatCTTTCCCCTTTTGTGAcgtgtaaaagtttaaaatatttattgtcatcAACTCTTAAAACCGCTACAGGAATGTCCGTATTAATTGGGGACCCCCTGGGTTAAATGACAACAAAGACAAACGTATCCCTACACCGCATTCGGTAAGCTCCGCAAAGGCTTCGAGGCCTGGAAAATACTCGGCACCAGCATACGACGCAGTATGAGGTATGACTGAAGACCGGGCAGCTCTGTAGTGAGTGTTAGTTAGGGTGGAAGATGGAGCTGGTTCAATGCTCTGCAGGCAAGTGAGGTAAAAGATTATCCAAAAGAAGGTCTCCGCCACTGCCGTATTGCTAAGGATGAGATACCGGGCGCCTCTATGGAGCAATACTCGGAAGGCTTTTGGCAGTTCAGCCGGCTACATAAAGTCTACATGCCACATCCTGCCCCCTTCGTGCTGTCTTCTGACCCTCCGTATCTCATCTCTCTGCCTCCGCTGCTGGGTTCGCCTCCGCACCTCGACTGCCGTTGGAGTTCTGGGCACCTCCGGGGCTGCTGAAGCCAATACCTGTTTGCTGCACTCTAGGATCATAGGAGAAATTGGCACCGCCTTGCTGGAGAGGTGGAGACGTGGCGAGTGAGGAGAGGTAGCCGCTTTCTGAGGCTTTCAGGCGGGAAAACATAGTCAGGGCGTCTGGAAAGTTGGGAGGGGTGGCGGGAGTGTTGGCAGGAGTGCCCATCTGTAAGGAGAagcattaaacttttatttatattgtatattctttttaCCTTATTACCCCTTACTAAATACCATCCTAAATCTTATATGAGGGGTtaatagcagaactaaaccataTGGGCACATTTTTGTGGACTATAGATTGTGAAACCTGCTATATGTGAACCCCCCCCTGTGAACTCCGGTGACTTGAACAGATCCCAGACCTCAATTGTATTAAACATCTTTGGGATGAATTGTAATGCTGATTATGGGCAAGATCTtcccatccaacatcagtacctgacccctTTTGGGGCAAATGAGCACAAATTCCCCCGACATACTTCCCATAAATTGGGAGGCCATTAAAGCCATAAAGAGCGCCCAACTCTGTATTACTAATCAACTTTTTAGGATGAGATGTCCAACCAACTCATACAAGTGGGAGAGTCACCATAAGATCAATCTTTTGGCCATGCACTAATATTGCCATATAATATAACCCATACTACggataaattatataaattcaaCAAATTTGGCCTGGCTGTACAAAGTGAAGGGACTAAAACAAGAATATTAGAACATAAACAGTGAAACGATACCCAAAAAGAATTTCCAAGGGAGTCGGGGTGGAACCAGTAGATGACAAAGATATAAAAGACTGATGTAATTGGAGCAGAAGTATTTTAAATTGGGgttatataaacaatttaaagcccatctccatccaatatttctttttgttatggGTAGGGAACAAAAAGTAGTGTTTCAGGCATGCAGGAAGTTATAAGATCTTCCCAATGGGACAAGAAAATTCTAATTGTGGATCTTTACTGCTccaacctttttgttttattacattctaTGCTCTTGgaggggagatttttttttatcacttcttTTCCCTTTGGTCAAACAGGAAGTGATAACAAATGTTCTCAATGATTATAGAAACTGCAATACATGTCTGGGGTTTGTATACACGgaggctcagtggctagcactctggcctttgcagcgctaggtctctggtttgaatctcggccaggacattatctgcatggagtttgcaggctcttgctgtgtttgcttgggtttcctccaggttctctggtttcctcccacattccaaaaacatacagttaggttatttggctttcccccaaaattgaccttagattgtattaatgacacatgactatgatagggacattagattgtgagcgcttTTAGACTATGGACTtgcactgcgttatatgttggggctatataaatactgtgtaataataatattattatacactgGTATGTGTATGTTCACACTACGGGAGGGTAAAGATATTGTATAGATGCAGCTTACACTCATCATGGCATAATCATTATTCTATATACCCCCAGAATAGAAGGAGATGAAAAGATGGAATGTTGTACAAATTCTAAGATCTTTACATAAACCTCAGACTACTGACCCCCCTAAATGTCTTACCATTTGGTGGTGCGGGATGTACGGGTGACTGGACTCCTGGAAGAAGGCGCTAAGTGCGGTCTGTGAAGAGGAGAGAAAGATAACACAATCATAGGCCTGAAATGAGAATACACTGGAAGAAGGAAAGACAATGTGAGAGATTATGAAAAAAggggaggaaaagagagagaatgGGGCTGAGCAGGGAGGAAGGGGGCAAGTGGGGCAACAGCTAGAAATAGGCTGAGCATTGATACTGATAGAGTTTAGTAAGTAGGGTGATAGTATGAGAGAGACAGAGAAATGGGGTGAATATGGCTGATAGATAAAAAGAGGAACGGGAGAGCTTGTCATGAGCAACAGAGGAACGAGCAGAACAACAGCAAGAGAAGGGAGAGAAAAGAATGACAGCAAAGATGGGAAAAGAATGTTAACGATAGAGAAGAGAATAGAGAGACAGAGGGGCAAGTAGGGAGACCgtaagagggagagagagactGGGGGGCAAGTAGGGAGACCATAAGAGGGAGAAAGAGACAGAGGGGCAAGTAGGGAGACCATAAGAGGGAGAGAGGGACTGGGGGGGCAAGTAGGGAGACCATAAGAGGGAGAAAGAGACAGAGGGGCAAGTAGGGAGACTgtaagagggagagagagactGGGGAGCAAGTAGGAAGACTGTAAGAGGGGGAGAGAGTCAGGGGGGCAAGTAGGGAGACTGTAAGAGGGGGAGAGAGACGGGGCAAGTAGGGAGAGAGGGACAGGGGGGCAAGTAGGGAGACCataagagggagagagagacaggGGGGCAAGTAGGGAGACCGTAAGaaggagagagacagagaagCAAGTTGGGAGACCGTAAGAGGGAGAAAGAGACAGGGGGGCAAGTAGGGAGACCGTAAGAAGGAGAGAGAGACAGGGGGGCAAGTAGGGAGACCgtaagagggagagagagacaggGGGGCAAGTAGGGAGACCAtaagagggagaaagagagacagGGGGGCAAGTAGGGAGACCGtaagaaggagaaagagagacAGGGGGGCAAGTAGGGAGACCGTAAGaaggagagagacagagaagCAAGTTGGGAGAccgtaagagagagagagacagggggGCAAATAGGGAGACCgtaagaaagagagagagagagagagagacagacaggggCAAGTAGGGATACATTAGGAGAGAGAGACAGGGGGGTAAGTAGGGAGACTgtaagagggagagagagacagaagggCAAGTAGGGAGATGGTAAGAGGGGGAGAGAGTCATGGGGGCAAGTAGGGAGACCgtaagagggagagagagacaggGGGGCAAGTATGGAGAcggtaagagagagagagagagagagagacagggggGCAAGTAGGGAGACCataggaaagagagagaaagacgGGGGCAAGTAGGGAGACATTAGGAGAGAGAGAGACCGAGGGGTAAGTAGGGAGAAGGTAAGaaggagagagagacagaagggCAAGTATGGAGACAGTAAGAGAGACAGAAGGGCAAGTATGGAGACAGTAAGAGCGAGAGAATGGCATGTAGGAAGACAGTaagagagagagacaaaaagGGCAAGTAGGGAGAtggtaagagagagagagacagaaggaCAAGTAGAAGACGGTAAGAGAGACAGAAAGACATGGAGGGAGACCCTGGGAGAGGAGCAAGTATTGGGACCACAAGTGAGAGGTAAGTAGTGAAAGAGATAGTGAGGAGCAAGTAGGGAGACTGCAGGGAAAAGGGGCAAGTACGAAGGCCATAAGAAAGAAGAGCAAGTAAGGAGATTGTAGGAGAGGGACAGAGGGGCACGTAGAGAGACAATGAGAGAGGGGAAGAAATGATGGAGATAGTGAGAAAGAGAGGGGCATGTAGGCAGACTGTAAAAGAGAGAGGGGCAATTAGGAAGAAAGTGCAAGAGAGGGGAGAGTTAGGGGACAGTAAGTGAGAGAGGGACAAGTAAGGAGTCTGTAAAAGAGAGAGGGGCAAGTAGGAAGACGGTGAGTATCAGAGGGGCAAGCTGGGGGACAGTAAGATTGAGAGAGGGGTAAGTATGGCAACAATGAGGAAGAGTGAAGGGTAAGTAAGTAGACAGTAACAGAAAGAGGGACGAGGAGAACAAATGTTAGCAAGGAAGAGTGTTGACAAGGTGGTGATAGAATGCTATGTAATGAAagcttaaaataaacatttgcccTCCTGTGGGTCACAGGGCACAGCGACATGTCTCACCTCATATTGCCAGTGTGCCGCTCGCAGTAACTGCTCAGCCTGGTCCGTAGCACAGCCGGCGGCCAGCACAAACTGGGACACCAGCAGCTGCTGCTTCAACTGCTCTATGTCGCCAGACATCCCGACGGACGTCACACCCGTGGCGCAAGTGACGGCTCAGTGACACCTAACAGtctgcaaccaaaaaaaaaaaaacacaaatagttaGCACAGAGAGGAGCACAGGGAGCAGGGGGGAAGCCATCTTGTTCGCTACACtacacagacactcgacaataaAACACACAAGCTACGATATTAATTGACACACAATCCTGCGCACCACCGACCCCGACCTGTAAACACCGCCACACGCCTGCATGTTACCTCCAGGAGCTCGCACGTctacatataaacaaatacaatacaggCATTGTGTGTGCTGCACGTTGTAACATGTACAACACGTTGCTGCAGAGGGTCCAAGCGGTGCGTGCAACTCACACATGTGCACCAGACACACATCACCTATAGCAACGTGCGCCAGCCCCCCCTAAATATAAACACTCACACGTAGacgtgtatatatacatttataaacacaacACACACCGCTCACTCACCGCCTCCCTACAAAGCTGCCCATCAACCAGCTCCAGCCCGGGGAGGGGAGCGGAGCAGCAAGGCATGCTGGGAagtgaagtcttttttttttttcttttaccaacgTGTTCCATGCAGTTCTGACTTGCAATCGTTCatgcaattttttgaaaaagaacACGTAAACGCCTTACAATTTTTTCCCTCTATTTTAATTCTGTCAAGCGTTCACATGAAATTTTCTAACTGTATTGTGGTTTTTTTGTGAGGCTGGACCCCAGAGAGACGGTTCTGGCGATGGCACAAGTAAAAATCGCAAGAGATTTATCGCTCATATAGGGAGCAGTGAACACGTATTTGGATCACGGTgcaatcataataataattctttaataaatccggctAAGACCTTTTACTTTCACCATCATTTAACAGTTTACAGCagtaatatatattcatacaggcatgctggaacttgtagttccACAACTCCAAGTTGATCAAAGTGCTCCAAACACTCAAATAtcagaattatttaaattataatgtatataaaattaaaattctgaatGCTTCTCAGTGTATTCACAGAACCTGAGAACCACAAACTcaacaaaaagtgtaaaatctCTAAAAACTACAACTCCCAGAGTTCCCTGCTTTGTTTGTGTAGTGAGGTCACCATAGCGGCTCAAATATTAGCCAATAGGCGTCCGAGCTGTGGCAGTGTCAGACCATATAAGGTAAACATCCCGCTCGCCAATAAAAACGCAAGGTTGAGTGTTAGGGGCGTGCCCTTATGGTGATTGACAGATTAGGCCAGCTTGGCAAGCTCGGTGCATTGTACCGGGTTTTTCCTGGAAACTGGTGACGTCATCATGGTGTGGAGGAAACGCCGACAGAACGCTGGGAATGTCGGGAGTATTTGTAGACATGTACTGTAACATGAACTGTAACGAGCCTCCTATCACCCCTGCTGCAGTGGACAAAGTTCTTTTTTGCACCCCTTAGAAATTTCCAGGataatataataaagctgaacttaaatttacttagtatttaaaataaaaactaaacggCTTTGACTTTTTGGGTGGAACCTCAGCATATTTCTAATGGTCAGTGTTCCTCCTGCCTCTTCTGAGCCCAGGCTGATTAATATAGGAATTGAAGGAAATACTAttttaaatgggggggggggctataaaCTACAGTaagaatactttttatttccatagttttattattataaattatattgtcgttttattatcatcattagaAGCTAAGTGaagtttttgtttacattttttcctcttGCTCTGTAAGGGTTAACAAATTTCTGAGAGCGGAATATTCCATTTCACAACAGCGTCCCCCTGTCTTCCCAGGTTGTTGGTACAGTCGCGCCATTGTTTTTCCTTCAGCTGGGAGCAGGGCGCAGAGCATGCCGGCAATTGTAGTCCTTTGCTTTAGTGTGGTGCTGGCGGAAGGGGGAGGGAaggactacaattcccggcagaCAGTGCGGCGTAGCGGTGGATTCCCGGGAGCTG
The Pyxicephalus adspersus chromosome 7, UCB_Pads_2.0, whole genome shotgun sequence genome window above contains:
- the LOC140335015 gene encoding UBA-like domain-containing protein 1 yields the protein MSGDIEQLKQQLLVSQFVLAAGCATDQAEQLLRAAHWQYETALSAFFQESSHPYIPHHQMMGTPANTPATPPNFPDALTMFSRLKASESGYLSSLATSPPLQQGGANFSYDPRVQQTGIGFSSPGGAQNSNGSRGAEANPAAEAER